The Equus caballus isolate H_3958 breed thoroughbred chromosome 25, TB-T2T, whole genome shotgun sequence nucleotide sequence ggagcagggagcgCGGGAGGGTGTGGTCTGCTGCGGGATGCTGCTGAGAAGCCCTGGGAGGTGAGGGCAGGACAAGGCCCatggctggggcaggagggaggtcGTGGGTGCCTTGGGCAGAGTGTGctgagaggaagggacagaatCCAGACCTGAGGGAGGACGAGGGAGCTGCTGAGGAGCAGGGGAGTCTCTCCTGACCCCACGCCCTGCCCAGGGCCAGCAGTGGGGCCCTGCCCTCGGGTTCCCCTCCCAGGCCTGACTGGCCCTGCCCCAACCCCTCACACATTGGCCCAGGGCACCCCCTCTGCTTTGTCGGTCCCTCAGCCCAGCCTCAGAGGGACCTGGGTCGAAAAGCCTCAAACACAACAGTCATAATGACAGAAGCGACCGCTGAATCAGAGCACTGGGCACAAAGATTGAACATCCAGACGTCCACGTGGGAGCAGTTCTGTTAGCATCCCCATGTGATGGGGGACACATTCAGAGGGTTAAGCTGTTTGTCCAAGCCTTGGAAGTGGCTGGCTACCCAGGCCTGCCCTGTCCACTCCCAGCCGTGACTCAAGGGACAGGGGTCCTCACTGCCGTCCGTGGTCACGGCAAGGGGCGGCACATCATGCAGCCCTGGGGAAGGTGTGGCCCTGGAGGGCACAGGCCTCCCTGCCCGAGTGCCCCCCCAGAGGAGCCTGGGGGTTGCTAGTGGGTCTGGCTGAGAAGGGGCCAGTGGGGTTGGCCACGCGAGCCCCATTCACTCTCGCCTCGGTGGGGTCTCCGGCAGGTTTATGGAGCCGTACATCTTCGGGAGCCGCCTGGACCAGGACATCATTGACCTGGAACAGACTGCTGCGCACCTGCAGTTGGCCTTGAATTTCACCGCCCACGTGGCCTATCGTCAGGGCATCATCCTGTTCGTGGGCCGCAACCGGCAGTTCTCGCATCTGATCGAGAACACGGCCCGGGACTGTGGCGAGTACGCCCACACCCGCTACTTCAAGGGTGGCCTGCTGACCAACGCCCCCCTGCTCTTGGGCCCCATGGTCCGCCTGCCAGACCTCATCATCTTCCTGCACACACTCAACAATGTCTTTGAGCCCCACGTGGCCGTGAGAGACGCAGCCAAGATGAACATCCCCACGGTGGGCATCGTGGACACCAACTGCAACCCCACCCTCATCACCTACCCCGTCCCCGGCAACGACGACTCGCCCCCCTCCATCCAGCTCTTCTGCAGGCTCTTCCGGACGACCATCAACCGCGCCAAGGAGAAGCGGAGGCAGGTCGAGGCCCTGTACCGACTGCAGGGCCGGGCGGGGGCTGAGGGCCGGAGTCCAGCCAGCGCTCCTTCCCCGGGAGCATAGGCCAGGCTGGACTTGGGTCATTCCCCGTGACACGCCTGCTCTCCTCCTAAATAAAAACAGCAGCCAAACCTGTTCCTAAGCCGGGcagcccttccctcccccagccgTGGTCCTTAGCGCGTTTCCAGTCCCTCCAGGCACTGGGTCCCTGCCATTAGTAACGGTTCTCAgcagctgccctcccagggctccACTTGGCCCCCTGGGGCCCAGCAG carries:
- the MRPS2 gene encoding small ribosomal subunit protein uS2m isoform X1 → MDYFLVLWCWVPEVPSAPTQRGPMASFGYQRSSCARRVRPRPQLLTRTTPGPARPSGRTLGSAAAPAVSEPEGDSGLNDRILREPLKHSDFFNVKELFSVRSLFDARVHLGHKAGCRHRFMEPYIFGSRLDQDIIDLEQTAAHLQLALNFTAHVAYRQGIILFVGRNRQFSHLIENTARDCGEYAHTRYFKGGLLTNAPLLLGPMVRLPDLIIFLHTLNNVFEPHVAVRDAAKMNIPTVGIVDTNCNPTLITYPVPGNDDSPPSIQLFCRLFRTTINRAKEKRRQVEALYRLQGRAGAEGRSPASAPSPGA
- the MRPS2 gene encoding small ribosomal subunit protein uS2m isoform X2; protein product: MAPGPALPRLLGAGVRPRPQLLTRTTPGPARPSGRTLGSAAAPAVSEPEGDSGLNDRILREPLKHSDFFNVKELFSVRSLFDARVHLGHKAGCRHRFMEPYIFGSRLDQDIIDLEQTAAHLQLALNFTAHVAYRQGIILFVGRNRQFSHLIENTARDCGEYAHTRYFKGGLLTNAPLLLGPMVRLPDLIIFLHTLNNVFEPHVAVRDAAKMNIPTVGIVDTNCNPTLITYPVPGNDDSPPSIQLFCRLFRTTINRAKEKRRQVEALYRLQGRAGAEGRSPASAPSPGA